One Paralichthys olivaceus isolate ysfri-2021 chromosome 21, ASM2471397v2, whole genome shotgun sequence genomic window carries:
- the LOC109626922 gene encoding troponin T, slow skeletal muscle, giving the protein MEKDLLELQTLIDVHFEQRKKEEAELIGLKERIESRRAERAEQQRVRAEKERDRQTRIAEERQRKEDEEAKKRAEDDAKKKKVLSNMGAHFGGFLAKVEQRRGKKQTAREIKKKTLAERRKPLAIETLREDGLRERAKEMWECIYQLESEKFDLTDKMRRQKYEINVLLNRIQHAQKFKKVHGKGKVGGRWK; this is encoded by the exons ATGGAGAAAGATCTTCTGGAGCTGCAGACTCTGATTGATGTCCACTttgagcagaggaagaaagaagaagcGGAGCTGATTGGACTCAAAGAGAGGATT GAAAGCCGACGGGCAGAAAGAGCTGAGCAGCAGCGAGTGAGGGCTGAAAAAGagcgagacagacagacaaggaTTGCG gaggagaggcagaggaaggaggacGAAGAGGCAAAAAAGAGGGCGGAAGACGAtgccaagaagaagaaagtgctCTCTAACATGGGTGCTCACTTTGGAGGGTTCCTGGCCAAG GTGGAGCAGAGGCGAGGAAAAAAGCAAACTGCGAGGGAAATCAAGAAGAAGACTCTGGCTGAGCGCCGTAAGCCACTGGCTATTGAGACCCTAAGAGAGGACGGCCTGAG AGAGAGAGCTAAGGAGATGTGGGAATGCATCTACCAGCTGGAGTCGGAGAAATTTGACCTGACAGACAAAATGAGGAGGCAGAAGTACGAG ATAAACGTTCTCCTCAACAGAATCCAACACGCTCAGAAATT CAAAAAGGTCCATGGCAAGGGGAAAGTTGGAGGACGCTGGAAGTGA
- the LOC109626921 gene encoding dynein axonemal assembly factor 3: MSGGRAAEGAGWVSWWGFSPALDLLTAGPVRQEEEANVLLVGSADPRHILKTISGLRIEESVHVWVIESSMEVVARQLLLLYLALMPQESIGLNEKTEIYLEVFGNGEIRSQTEGILRHAASQLSLCVTETMETAVHPCLNTALLKFKERDELARIFKSWIQSQSSSSSSERSVPIFMSKAWDYRVRQHLGARYDSKKGSFDWDLTMKLQEKGCGVINKQQYMQWRERGLAFEMREGVYQITNPTLLSSRVFSQRGNKVAVRGYWGDIVSSPYLSFGIETDDKSLLKTQNGQHIKTAQDISFANVQALFKSLSGRRGCPSTSQSDTEREEPSTQIDLKSVTINDLMRLNDISVTFLPLDSLHKLPEKKKYSHFFNTIYLSTSCVHQLDQTMTQIAAPDAVVVMELAKYILDLNKDQEADFAAKVASIALAAGFEPWLEGKSDDVHAVFIPQTK; the protein is encoded by the exons ATGAGCGGTGGAAGAGCAGCTGAAGGCGCAGGGTGGGTCAGCTGGTGGGGGTTCAGTCCTGCACTGGACCTGCTCActgcag GCCCTGTGAGACAAGAAGAGGAGGCCAATGTTCTCCTGGTTGGCAGCGCAGATCCACGACATATTTTGAAGACCATCAGTGGTTTGCGGATTGAAGAAAGCGTCCAC GTGTGGGTGATAGAAAGCAGCATGGAGGTGGTGGCTCgacagctgctgctcctctacCTGGCACTGATGCCCCAGGAAAGCATTGGACTGAACG agaagacagagattTACCTGGAGGTGTTTGGGAACGGTGAGATCCGCAGTCAAACAGAGGGAATACTGAGACACGCAGCATCACAgctttctctgtgtgttactGAAACAATGGAGACAGCCGTGCACCCCTGTCTGAACACAGCTCTCCTCAAG TTCAAGGAGCGAGATGAGCTGGCCAGGATATTCAAATCGTGGATCCAGTCTcagtcttcatcatcttcatccgaGCGTTCTGTTCCCATCTTCATGTCCAAAGCCTGGGATTATCGGGTCAGGCAACACCTTGGAGCACGATACGACTCCAAGAAAGGCAGCTTCGACTGGGACCTTACCATGAAGCTGCAAGAGAAAGGG TGTGGTGTCATcaataaacaacaatatatGCAATGGAGGGAGCGGGGTTTGGCGTTCGAAATGAGGGAAGGTGTCTACCAAATAACCAATCCAACTTTACTCTCATCAAGAGTGTTCAGTCAG AGAGGGAACAAAGTGGCGGTGAGGGGTTACTGGGGAGACATAGTATCCAGTCCATACCTCTCCTTTGGCATTGAAACTGATGACAAGAGCCTCCTGAAGACACAAAATGGGCAACATATCAAG ACAGCCCAGGATATCTCCTTTGCAAATGTGCAGGCATTGTTCAAGTCGCTGTCCGGTAGACGGGGCTGCCCCTCTACTTCTcagtcagacacagagagagaggagccatccACACAGATTGACCTCAAATCTGTCACCATTAACG ACTTGATGCGTCTGAACGACATCTCTGTGACCTTCCTGCCTCTGGACTCACTTCACAAACTgccagagaaaaagaaatattccCACTTCTTCAACACCATTTACCTCTCTACTAG CTGCGTGCACCAGTTGGACCAGACGATGACACAGATTGCAGCACCAGACGCTGTGGTTGTCATGGAGTTGGCCAA GTACATTTTGGATCTGAACAAAGACCAAGAGGCGGATTTTGCAGCGAAAGTGGCGAGCATCGCTCTGGCGGCTGGATTTGAGCCGTGGCTTGAGGGGAAGAGTGATGACGTCCATGCTGTGTTCATACCACAGACGAAGTAA
- the syt5b gene encoding synaptotagmin Vb: MRLVSTGVRAQRAAEPSEPEPEEATEPVHHEHTHSEHHEHSHTEHHPGHDYNHMKEKFMNEFSHLPIPMWAVGAIVVVVLVLVACFIFCVFKKCFGKKKKPKKVRERKAGRIRKTKEEGEAGEKEGEVKKEGEEEEKEQEKLGKLEFSLDYNFTDSQLIVGILQAQDLAAMDMGGTSDPYVKVFLLPDKKKKYETKVQRKNLCPVFNETFIFKIPYAELGGKTLVLQVFDFDRFSKHDMIGEIKIPMNSVDLGQPIQQWRDVESGEKEEQEKLGDICISLRYVPTAGKLTVNIMEAKNLKKMDVGGLSDPYVKIVLQQNGKRIKKKKTTVKKNTLNPYFNESFSFEVPFEQIQKVQVVITVFDYDKLGSNDPIGKTFMGYGATGVGLRHWSDMLANPRRPVAQWHTLLPEEEVDAAVKAKPR; this comes from the exons ATGAGGTTAGTCAGCACAGGGGTGCGGGCCCAGCGGGCCGCCGAGCCGTCTGAACCAGAGCCAGAGGAAGCGACGGAGCCGGTTCACCATGAGCACACTCATTCAGAGCACCACGAGCATTCCCACACAGAACATCACCCCGGACACGACTACAACCACATGAAAGAGAAGTTCATGAATGAATTTAGTCATCTGCCAA ttCCCATGTGGGCAGTGGGAGCCATCGTTGTGGTGGTCCTGGTTTTGGTGGCGTGCTTCATCTTCTGTGTATTCAAAAAATGCtttgggaaaaagaaaaagccgaagaaggtgagggagaggaaggcaGGTCGCATCAGAAAGACgaaggaagaaggagaagctggagagaaG gagggggaggtgaagaaggaaggtgaggaggaggagaaagaacagGAAAAGTTGGGTAAACTGGAGTTCTCCTTGGACTACAACTTCACCGATTCCCAG ctgataGTGGGCATCCTCCAGGCTCAGGACCTCGCTGCTATGGACATGGGGGGAACCTCAGACCCCTACGTCAAAGTATTTTTGTTAccagacaaaaagaagaagtatGAGACCAAGGTTCAACGCAAGAATTTATGCCCCGTTTTCAACGAGACTTTCATCTTCAAG ATCCCGTACGCAGAGTTGGGTGGAAAGACTTTGGTGCTGCAAGTTTTTGACTTTGACCGATTCTCCAAGCATGACATGATTGGCGAGATAAAGATTCCCATGAACAGCGTTGATTTGGGTCAGCCAATACAACAGTGGAGAGACGTGGAAAGTGGTGAGAAGGAGGAG CAAGAAAAGCTTGGTGATATTTGCATTTCTTTACGATACGTACCCACTGCTGGGAAACTGACAGTGAACATCATGGAGGCAAAGAATCTGAAGAAAATGGATGTGGGAGGCTTGTCTG ATCCCTATGTGAAGATCGTTCTACAGCAAAATGGGAAACGcatcaagaagaaaaagacgaCGGTGAAGAAAAACACGCTCAATCCGTACTTTAATGAAAGTTTCAGCTTTGAAGTCCCCTTTGAGCAGATACAG AAAGTGCAGGTCGTCATCACAGTGTTTGACTATGACAAACTCGGGAGCAATGACCCCATTGGAAAGACCTTCATGGGTTACGGAGCAACAGGAGTGGGCCTGCGTCACTGGTCGGACATGCTGGCCAACCCCAGACGTCCAGTAGCCCAGTGGCACACTCTCCTGCCAGAGGAAGAAGTCGATGCTGCAGTCAAAGCAAAACCCCGCTAG
- the LOC109627169 gene encoding ferritin, lower subunit isoform X1, with protein sequence MVTNHCYVNGSERCRVPSSTTGGSTGRHHERTHEVNVVTVLEECKQEDKDEHKMQSVVKQNLHGETEGDVNKLINLKLNASYTYLALGMYFDRDDVALPKFSSFFLERSVKEREQAEKLLEYQNMRGGRILLQTIAKPSREDWRGGLDAISFSLDYQKTLNTCILDVHRRAGSHTDPHLCDFLEQHFLTDSHETIKKLGDYVGSLTRITASETHGPMGEYLFDKHTL encoded by the exons ATGGTGACTAACCATTGTTATGTCAACGGGTCAGAAAGATGTCGTGTGCCCTCCAGCACGACAGGTGGCAGTACAGGCAGACACCATGAGCGTACACACGAGGTAAATGTCGTCACTGTTTTGGAGGAGTGTAAACAAGAAGATAAAGACGAGCACA aAATGCAGTCTGTGGTTAAACAAAACCTCCACGGGGAGACTGAAGGAGACGTCAACAAGCTCATCAACCTGAAGCTCAATGCGTCCTACACCTACCTCGCTCTG GGGATGTATTTTGACAGGGATGATGTAGCCCTGCCAAAATTCTCCAGCTTCTTCCTGGAGCGCTCGGTGAAGGAGAGGGAGCAAGCCGAGAAGCTGCTGGAATATCAGAACATGAGAGGAGGCCGTATTTTGCTTCAGACTATCGCT AAACCAAGTAGAGAGGATTGGAGAGGTGGCCTGGATGCAATCTCCTTTTCCCTCGACTATCAGAAGACCCTCAACACATGTATCCTTGACGTGCACCGCAGAGCTGGCAGCCACACCGACCCTCAT CTGTGTGACTTCCTTGAGCAGCACTTCCTCACTGACAGCCACGAGACCATCAAGAAGCTGGGTGACTATGTCGGGAGTCTGACTCGCATCACTGCGTCCGAGACACATGGCCCTATGGGAGAATACCTCTTTGATAAACACACTCTGTAA
- the LOC109627169 gene encoding ferritin, middle subunit isoform X2, which produces MQSVVKQNLHGETEGDVNKLINLKLNASYTYLALGMYFDRDDVALPKFSSFFLERSVKEREQAEKLLEYQNMRGGRILLQTIAKPSREDWRGGLDAISFSLDYQKTLNTCILDVHRRAGSHTDPHLCDFLEQHFLTDSHETIKKLGDYVGSLTRITASETHGPMGEYLFDKHTL; this is translated from the exons ATGCAGTCTGTGGTTAAACAAAACCTCCACGGGGAGACTGAAGGAGACGTCAACAAGCTCATCAACCTGAAGCTCAATGCGTCCTACACCTACCTCGCTCTG GGGATGTATTTTGACAGGGATGATGTAGCCCTGCCAAAATTCTCCAGCTTCTTCCTGGAGCGCTCGGTGAAGGAGAGGGAGCAAGCCGAGAAGCTGCTGGAATATCAGAACATGAGAGGAGGCCGTATTTTGCTTCAGACTATCGCT AAACCAAGTAGAGAGGATTGGAGAGGTGGCCTGGATGCAATCTCCTTTTCCCTCGACTATCAGAAGACCCTCAACACATGTATCCTTGACGTGCACCGCAGAGCTGGCAGCCACACCGACCCTCAT CTGTGTGACTTCCTTGAGCAGCACTTCCTCACTGACAGCCACGAGACCATCAAGAAGCTGGGTGACTATGTCGGGAGTCTGACTCGCATCACTGCGTCCGAGACACATGGCCCTATGGGAGAATACCTCTTTGATAAACACACTCTGTAA